From the genome of Paracholeplasma manati:
ATCTTAATCCAAATCAACATCAGTTTCTATTATCATTGATGCGTGCTTCAAGAAGTCTCTATAATCAAGCACTTTATAATGTGAGACAACATTTTATCAAAACCAATGGGTATTTATCCTATAACGAAAACTATCAATTACTGAAAGATAGTGAACATTATCGTTACTTAAGTACGACTCAAGGTCAAATGGTTATTCGTAAGGTCGATGAAGCGATGAAAGGATTCTTTGGATCTTTGAAGTCTAAGGTTAAACAAACCATTAGACTACCTAGATACTTAAAGAAAGATACCTATTATCCACTTTATGACCGAATGGTCTATAAACCTGATGATAAAGTCTATACCTTACCTAGAAGTAACTTCATTAAGAAAGTTTCGAAAGAACTAGAAAAGGATTCAAAACAGATTCATAAGCACACAATCGAATTAAACCATTTAAGTGATTTATCTCTAGACATCCAAACACCAGAATGTATCCAAACCAAAACAATCAAAGAAATCACCATCAAGTCCTACTATGATGGAAAGTACATCGAAGTGGTTTATGTCTATCTAGATGAAACTCCTAAAATAGAAACCAAAGATTATACAGAAACTATGGGGATTGATTTTGGGTATAACAACCTAGCGTTTTGTTCAGTCAC
Proteins encoded in this window:
- a CDS encoding RNA-guided endonuclease InsQ/TnpB family protein, whose product is LNPNQHQFLLSLMRASRSLYNQALYNVRQHFIKTNGYLSYNENYQLLKDSEHYRYLSTTQGQMVIRKVDEAMKGFFGSLKSKVKQTIRLPRYLKKDTYYPLYDRMVYKPDDKVYTLPRSNFIKKVSKELEKDSKQIHKHTIELNHLSDLSLDIQTPECIQTKTIKEITIKSYYDGKYIEVVYVYLDETPKIETKDYTETMGIDFGYNNLAFCSVTNNKHLLLDGKRLKSMNQFYHKRIAKLASIRPNQNILTKQMIRLMDKRNHQMDYGIYKAAKLIIHHAIENKVKQIIIGYNDTFKDERLSDTYNQWTKSIPIARLRDRIIYLAEQLGIETKVINEAYTSKASYLDQEEFVNGDFSGVRIKRGLYKSQKGTLINADQNASLNMIRKGNPDAIWIGNKGVNTPKRTYLFGI